The genomic window CGTTGAACTTTTCGCGCAGCCGGCGCGCCGTTTCCGGACTGACGATGCGCACGACCAGATAGATCAGCGCGCCGACGATCGCGATCTTGAGCGCCAGGATCAACAGAAAGAACAAGATCCCAACCAGGCCGCCGAAAAAGCCGAAAACAAACTTGAGCGCGATCAGCCCGAGAATCGCCAATGCGCCGATGGAAAAGATGGTTCGCAGCATGATCGGAATCTCCACGAGTTCGACCGATGGCTCGGTCTCTGCGCACATTACGACCCGCGCCACAACGGGGTTTCAAGGTTCGGCGTTCTCTAGTCGAATAACATGACGTATCCAACTGAAGGCCACCCCGCCCTGCTGCGGGGGGGCGACGTAATCATCATCGGCGGCGGCCTGGTTGGCCTCGCCACCGGCGCCGCACTCGCGGCCCGTGGCGCCGACGTTTCCATCGTCGCCGATCACAACGCCGGCGAAGCGTCGCGCGCCGCCGCCGGCATGCTGGCGCCGAGTGTCGAGCGCGCCGAAGGTCCCGCGCATGCATTCGCACTCGCCGCGCGCGACCTGTATCCGAGTTACCTCGAAGCGCTGGCTGAAGTTACAGGCACCCTCGTTTCGCTGAACCGCGAAGGCATCCTCGAGCTGATGTTCGACGAACAACAAGCCCACGGCAAGCGGAGCACCCTCGCGTCGTTGGGCGGACAGTGGCTGACGTCCGAGGAGCTGCACTCGCTCGAACCAGCAATCGGCACTGCTGTCGGCGCTATCCTGTATCCGGGCGACGGCGCCGTGGACAATGTCGCGCTCTTGCGCGTTCTCCGCGAGATGGTCGAAGCCACCTCGAGCGTCACGGTGATCCACGATCGCGTCACGTCAATCGACCTCGAGAACGAGCGCCCGTGGGTCGAGCTCGCCTCCGGCCGGACGATGATTGCATCCAAGCTGGTGCTCGCTGCCGGCGCTTGGTCGCCGGGGGTGGACGGCCTCCCTCGAAGCATTCCGATCGAGCCGGTCCGCGGCCAGATGATGTCGTTTGGCGCAACTCCCGTTCGCCACGTGACGTACGCAGGCCATGGCTACGTGGTGCCGAGGTCGAGCTCGCTGTCGGTGGTTGGGTCGACCATGGAACACGTGGGGTTTTCGACCGGGACGACGCCGGAGGGAATGCGCACGCTCACCGACGTAGCAAAGCGAGTGTCGCCGACATTGGGTGACGCGCGACCGCTCGAGCGGTGGAGCGGGCTCCGTCCGGTAACCCCGGACCTGCTCCCGATCCTGGGTCGCGACCCGGACTATCCGACACTCCTCTACGCCTGCGGCCACTCGCGGAACGGAATTCTCCTCGGACCGTTGACTGGAGAGTGCGTCGCGGCCCTGGCCTCGGGCGAGACGCCGAGCTTGGACCTGAGTCCGTTTTCGGTCGAGCGGTTCGAGGGATCCAGAGTAACCATCAAATAGTCAGTTTGATAGTGTCTGCACTTCCACGGACCTGTCCAAACGGGTAGGTTTGCCGAGCCCCGATCGTCGTATCTGACGCGCCGAATGCGGCTTGCGCGTCGGCCGGCGCAGACAGAACTGCATACCAAATCGAATGACGGATACGCTGTACCAGATCATGGGGCGCCATTCCGCTGCCCCCCTCCCGGATCGCAAACCACCGTGGCTCAAGGTGCGCGCTCCGGGCGGAGAGAATTACCAGCGCCTGGGCGCGCTCATGCGCGAACTTGGCTTGCATACCGTCTGCGAGGAAGCGCATTGCCCGAACGTCGGCGAATGCTGGGAGCATGGTACGGCCACGTTCATGATTCTCGGCGACGTCTGCACGCGAAATTGTGCGTACTGCGCGGTGTCGCACGGACGTCCGCCCGTGTACGACATCGAGGAGCCGTCGCGCGTCGCGGCGGCCGTCGAGCAAATGCAATTGCGACACGTCGTGATCACGTCGGTCGATCGCGACGACCTGCCCGACTTCGGCGCCGCCATCTTCGCCGAGACCATCCGCCAGATCAGACAGCGCTTGCCCGACTGCTCGGTCGAGGTGCTGGTGCCTGATTTTCAGGGCGATGAAGACGCGATTCAAACGGTTCTCGACGCAGAGCCGGACATCTACAATCACAACACCGAAACGGTGCCGCGGTTGTACAAGCGGTGCCGCCCCGGCGGCCGCTACGAACGGGTGCTGCGCATTTTCCGGTTCGTGAAAGCGATTGCTCCGCACATTCCGACCAAGACCGGCATCATCCTCGGCATGGGCGAGACCATTCCGGAGGTCGAGCACACGATGCGCGAGCTGCGGACCGTCGACGTCGACATTCTCACGCTCGGCCAGTACCTGCGTCCATCGGCCCAGCACATTCCGCTCGACCGCTACTACACGCCCGAGGAATTTCGGGCGCTGCGCGAGACGGGGCTCGCGATGGGCTATCGCCACGTCGAGTCCGGTCCGTTAGTCCGATCGAGTTATCACGCGTGGGAGCAGGTGCAGAGTCTCACGGCGTGAGCGCGTTCCAGCCGCGCCACCGCGCGGATCGGCCACACCGCTTCCCGTTTTTCGCCGCCGCCTCGAATGCCCAAGAAGAAGTCTGACTCGTCCGTCACTACCGCCGCGCCGCCGGCGCCCGGTCCCGCGCGCCTAACGGAACAGTCGGCTGCGCCAAGCCGCAAAGCCCTGCTCCGCGAGATGCTGCTCATCCGCCGGTTCGAGGAGCGGTGCGCCGAAGCCTACGCCCTGGGCAAGATCGGTGGATTCTGCCACCTCTACATCGGCCAGGAAGCCGTGGGTGTCGGCGCGATCTCGGCGCTGCGCGACGACGATTACGTGATCGGGAGCTATCGCGACCACGGCCAGGCGCTGGCCCGCGGTGTACCGCCGCGCGCGATCATGTCCGAGCTCTTCGGCCGCTCGGATGGATGCTCCAAGGGCAAGGGCGGCTCGATG from Gemmatimonadaceae bacterium includes these protein-coding regions:
- a CDS encoding FAD-dependent oxidoreductase, with the protein product MTYPTEGHPALLRGGDVIIIGGGLVGLATGAALAARGADVSIVADHNAGEASRAAAGMLAPSVERAEGPAHAFALAARDLYPSYLEALAEVTGTLVSLNREGILELMFDEQQAHGKRSTLASLGGQWLTSEELHSLEPAIGTAVGAILYPGDGAVDNVALLRVLREMVEATSSVTVIHDRVTSIDLENERPWVELASGRTMIASKLVLAAGAWSPGVDGLPRSIPIEPVRGQMMSFGATPVRHVTYAGHGYVVPRSSSLSVVGSTMEHVGFSTGTTPEGMRTLTDVAKRVSPTLGDARPLERWSGLRPVTPDLLPILGRDPDYPTLLYACGHSRNGILLGPLTGECVAALASGETPSLDLSPFSVERFEGSRVTIK
- the lipA gene encoding lipoyl synthase — protein: MTDTLYQIMGRHSAAPLPDRKPPWLKVRAPGGENYQRLGALMRELGLHTVCEEAHCPNVGECWEHGTATFMILGDVCTRNCAYCAVSHGRPPVYDIEEPSRVAAAVEQMQLRHVVITSVDRDDLPDFGAAIFAETIRQIRQRLPDCSVEVLVPDFQGDEDAIQTVLDAEPDIYNHNTETVPRLYKRCRPGGRYERVLRIFRFVKAIAPHIPTKTGIILGMGETIPEVEHTMRELRTVDVDILTLGQYLRPSAQHIPLDRYYTPEEFRALRETGLAMGYRHVESGPLVRSSYHAWEQVQSLTA